The Phoenix dactylifera cultivar Barhee BC4 chromosome 12, palm_55x_up_171113_PBpolish2nd_filt_p, whole genome shotgun sequence genome has a window encoding:
- the LOC103697884 gene encoding pentatricopeptide repeat-containing protein At4g11690 has product MPPTHHPFNLIPRMVKTQPDSTALIFDLLISTYARSQNPDPAVFYLGRMLRLGLNPKTPTFNNLLHLLLASRRFPEARVLFQQARGRLQLDSHSFGIMIRGLCNAGQLGEASELLAQFDENGGPPNVVLHTTLIDGFCKNGDLDQAKRLFARMREIGLIPNVFTYTTMMSGHFRKGLRNDGFQLYDEMKREGIPPNLYTYNSLISERCKDGSFNLAFNLLEEMRENGVSCNIVTYNALIGGLCKQKKLRDAAKLFGRIRRDGLSPSLVTFNILIDGYCKAGKISSALDVLDQMKARGCSPSIVTYNVLIAGFSRAGDLVGAAKAYREMKERGLAPTKVTYTILVDAFARRNDMARAFEMYQTMERAGLEVDVYTYGVLIRGLCSEGNMKDAWKLFKLMREKALKPSNVIYDMMIYGYCREGSTYRALRLLREMRENGLVPNFASYSTSIRVLCNEGKWQEAEVLLNEMLISGHQPSESIYKVLSDAKLNCP; this is encoded by the coding sequence ATGCCTCCAACCCACCACCCCTTCAATCTCATCCCGAGAATGGTGAAGACTCAACCCGACTCCACCGCTCTCATCTTCGACCTCCTCATCTCCACCTACGCCCGATCTCAAAATCCCGACCCCGCGGTCTTCTACCTCGGCCGCATGCTCCGTCTCGGCCTCAACCCCAAGACCCCCACCTTCAacaacctcctccacctcctcctcgcCTCCCGCCGCTTCCCGGAGGCCCGCGTCCTCTTCCAACAAGCCCGAGGTCGGCTCCAGTTGGACAGCCACAGCTTCGGCATCATGATCCGAGGCCTCTGCAATGCTGGACAGCTCGGCGAGGCTTCGGAGCTGCTAGCCCAGTTCGACGAGAATGGCGGGCCACCCAATGTGGTCTTGCATACTACTTTGATCGATGGATTCTGTAAAAATGGCGACTTGGACCAGGCAAAGAGGTTGTTTGCTAGAATGAGAGAGATTGGTTTGATTCCGAATGTGTTCACCTACACTACAATGATGAGCGGGCACTTCAGAAAGGGCCTTAGAAATGATGGGTTTCAGCTTTATGATGAGATGAAACGAGAAGGTATACCTCCCAATCTTTACACATATAATTCATTGATATCTGAACGCTGCAAAGATGGAAGCTTTAATCTTGCATTTAATCTGCTTGAGGAAATGCGTGAGAATGGAGTTTCATGTAATATCGTGACGTATAATGCATTAATTGGCGGGCTGTGTAAGCAGAAGAAACTGCGAGATGCTGCGAAGTTGTTCGGGAGAATTAGACGGGATGGATTGAGCCCGAGTTTGGTTACATTTAATATACTTATTGATGGGTATTGCAAAGCAGGGAAGATATCGAGTGCTTTGGATGTATTGGATCAGATGAAGGCACGCGGCTGTTCTCCGAGTATTGTTACTTATAATGTACTCATTGCTGGGTTTTCTCGGGCTGGAGATTTAGTGGGGGCCGCCAAGGCTTACAGAGAAATGAAGGAGAGGGGCTTAGCTCCTACTAAAGTAACTTATACTATTCTTGTCGATGCTTTTGCCAGAAGGAATGATATGGCGAGGGCATTTGAGATGTACCAGACCATGGAAAGAGCTGGCTTGGAGGTTGATGTTTACACCTACGGTGTTCTGATTCGGGGGCTGTGTTCGGAAGGTAATATGAAGGATGCATGGAAGTTGTTCAAGTTGATGAGGGAGAAGGCACTGAAGCCGAGCAACGTGATCTATGACATGATGATTTATGGTTATTGTAGGGAAGGCAGCACATACCGGGCTCTCAGGTTGCTTAGGGAAATGAGGGAGAATGGTTTGGTCCCTAATTTTGCTAGCTACAGCACAAGCATTCGTGTTCTGTGCAATGAGGGGAAGTGGCAGGAAGCTGAGGTCCTGCTTAATGAGATGCTGATATCTGGACATCAACCAAGTGAGTCCATCTATAAAGTACTGTCAGATGCCAAGCTGAATTGCCCATAA